The following proteins come from a genomic window of Streptomyces sp. NBC_00539:
- a CDS encoding FAD binding domain-containing protein, protein MQGGTVAVIGGSIAGCAFASAATRAGADEVVVLERTRGRLADRGLGLCIHDERAAELAATGALPRGIAAHRLTRRRWVVRDAAAGPAGRLFWEQPFPFHSYHWGLLWSGLREAMPASVVYRRGVTVTAVAVGADRARVLLADGAAEQYDLAVGADGYRSVVRETVCRTSRPEYAGYVCWRGNFDARRLAETGETHWPRDAVTTVCFEGGSCVVYRIPGPDGPRVNWVLYATPPQSGRLRLDDPTSFPPGQVTAELAAALAELLDRGFPPYWARVISLTDAEHTYVQPIYDLASAHTTAGRFLLAGDAAVVARPHTTSGAAKALQDASAFETAWRRSASWDELLDAYRAARGAAGRELVALARRLGRAQVERTPSWAVMDSRQAQAWWHDQLADAADIGGQPLPGHLPAESGPT, encoded by the coding sequence ATGCAGGGCGGTACCGTCGCGGTGATCGGTGGAAGCATTGCCGGATGTGCGTTCGCCTCGGCGGCCACACGCGCCGGGGCGGACGAAGTGGTGGTGCTGGAGCGCACCCGCGGGCGGCTCGCCGACCGGGGACTCGGGCTGTGCATCCACGACGAGCGGGCCGCCGAACTCGCGGCGACCGGCGCCCTGCCCCGGGGCATCGCCGCCCACCGGCTGACCCGGCGCCGGTGGGTGGTCCGGGACGCCGCCGCCGGACCCGCCGGGCGGCTGTTCTGGGAGCAGCCGTTCCCCTTCCACTCGTACCACTGGGGACTGCTGTGGAGCGGGTTACGGGAAGCCATGCCGGCCTCGGTGGTCTACCGCCGGGGCGTAACGGTGACCGCAGTGGCCGTCGGCGCGGACCGGGCCCGGGTACTGCTCGCCGACGGCGCCGCCGAGCAGTACGACCTGGCCGTCGGCGCCGACGGGTACCGCTCGGTGGTACGGGAGACGGTCTGCCGTACCTCACGCCCCGAGTACGCCGGGTACGTGTGCTGGCGCGGGAACTTCGACGCCCGGCGGCTGGCGGAGACCGGCGAGACGCACTGGCCGCGCGACGCCGTGACCACCGTGTGCTTCGAGGGCGGCAGCTGTGTCGTGTACCGCATCCCCGGCCCGGACGGCCCCCGGGTGAACTGGGTCCTGTACGCGACGCCCCCGCAGAGCGGCCGACTGCGGCTGGACGACCCCACCAGTTTCCCGCCCGGGCAGGTCACGGCCGAACTCGCCGCCGCATTGGCCGAGTTGCTGGACCGCGGCTTCCCGCCGTACTGGGCCCGCGTCATCTCGCTGACCGACGCGGAGCACACCTACGTGCAGCCGATCTACGACCTGGCGAGCGCGCACACCACCGCCGGCCGCTTCTTGCTGGCCGGCGACGCGGCAGTAGTGGCGCGCCCGCACACCACCAGCGGGGCGGCGAAGGCCCTCCAGGACGCCAGCGCCTTCGAGACCGCCTGGCGCCGGTCGGCTTCCTGGGACGAACTGCTGGACGCCTACCGGGCCGCGAGGGGGGCCGCGGGCCGGGAACTCGTCGCCCTGGCCCGCAGGCTCGGCCGGGCCCAGGTGGAGCGGACGCCCAGCTGGGCCGTGATGGACTCCCGTCAGGCGCAGGCGTGGTGGCATGACCAGCTCGCGGACGCTGCGGACATCGGCGGACAACCCCTGCCCGGACACCTGCCGGCCGAATCCGGTCCTACATAA
- a CDS encoding ALF repeat-containing protein, producing the protein MKLSRIAAAVTTAALAPAVLLASPAFAGTETATSTDPTSPTAPDQAAPDETGKDRAEEDRKTILAIIADPMASGYMKEAGLKAIADGPAAMRKFIETDQHAIRLDDYRVLITRLLNGAGPGLKEGINQLFRSDKTTLEQLRHFYEVTQYELRDDDNTVDISRLIGAGGPGVKEAGKKALKGTPADRAAFLQTGRYLAQAEDDRVELARIDEGWDGPLLSEAISKLLSTSTTPAELRHFLEVTQYELRDQDNRVAIAKIIDGGGPELVKAGRAALAGTAADRSEFLKTGQDEARAKDKKTQQENDKSKDQQSHHSTGTGTGTGTGSGSGTGSGTGSGTGSGTGTGSNTPAPHGGSGSPLAATGAGDSVLIAGGAGTALVAGAGLLLAARMRRAGSAG; encoded by the coding sequence GTGAAGTTGTCCCGGATCGCCGCAGCGGTCACCACGGCCGCTCTTGCTCCGGCCGTCCTCCTCGCGTCACCGGCGTTCGCCGGCACGGAGACTGCCACGTCCACCGATCCCACGTCCCCGACCGCACCCGACCAGGCGGCCCCGGACGAGACCGGCAAGGACCGTGCGGAGGAGGACCGCAAGACCATCCTCGCGATCATCGCCGACCCGATGGCCAGCGGGTACATGAAGGAAGCCGGCCTCAAGGCCATAGCCGACGGCCCCGCGGCCATGCGCAAGTTCATCGAGACGGACCAGCACGCGATCCGCCTCGACGACTACCGGGTGCTGATCACCAGGCTCCTCAACGGTGCCGGCCCCGGCCTGAAGGAAGGCATCAACCAGCTCTTCCGGAGCGACAAGACGACTCTGGAGCAGCTGCGCCACTTCTACGAGGTCACCCAGTACGAATTGCGCGATGACGACAACACCGTCGACATCTCCAGGCTGATCGGCGCCGGCGGCCCCGGCGTGAAGGAGGCGGGCAAGAAGGCGCTCAAGGGCACTCCCGCCGACCGCGCCGCCTTCCTCCAGACGGGACGGTACCTCGCGCAGGCCGAGGACGACCGGGTCGAGCTCGCCCGCATCGACGAAGGCTGGGACGGTCCGCTCCTGAGCGAGGCGATCAGCAAGCTCCTCAGCACGTCCACGACGCCGGCCGAACTGCGCCACTTCCTGGAAGTGACCCAGTACGAGCTGCGCGACCAGGACAACCGTGTCGCGATCGCCAAGATCATTGACGGTGGCGGTCCGGAACTGGTCAAGGCCGGCCGCGCCGCGCTGGCGGGTACCGCTGCCGACCGCAGCGAGTTCCTCAAGACGGGCCAGGACGAGGCGCGCGCCAAGGACAAGAAGACCCAGCAGGAGAACGACAAGAGCAAGGACCAGCAGTCGCACCACAGCACCGGAACCGGTACGGGCACCGGAACCGGCTCCGGGAGCGGCACCGGCTCCGGGACCGGGAGCGGCACCGGCTCCGGGACCGGCACCGGCAGCAACACCCCTGCTCCCCACGGCGGCAGCGGTTCCCCCCTCGCCGCCACGGGCGCGGGTGACTCGGTCCTGATCGCCGGCGGCGCGGGCACCGCACTGGTCGCCGGCGCGGGCCTGCTGCTCGCCGCACGGATGCGCCGCGCCGGCTCCGCGGGCTGA
- a CDS encoding dihydrofolate reductase family protein has product MRSVTYSMGVSLDGYIVGPDGGFDWTTPDEEVFRLATDEVRGLGVHLLGRRLYETMLYWETAGQDPSLDFSTLEFATLWKSLPKVVFSTTLSAVQGNARLASGGLAEEIERLRAEPGEGDIAIGGATLAAEAAASGLIDEYRARVHPVLVGGGIPFFPRREHRVDLELVESRTFGSRVVYLRYRVAR; this is encoded by the coding sequence ATGCGCAGCGTGACCTATTCGATGGGTGTCTCACTCGACGGTTACATCGTCGGGCCGGACGGCGGCTTCGACTGGACGACGCCCGACGAGGAGGTCTTCCGGCTCGCCACCGACGAGGTCCGGGGGCTCGGCGTCCATCTGCTGGGCCGACGGCTGTACGAGACCATGCTGTATTGGGAGACCGCCGGCCAGGATCCCTCGCTCGACTTCTCGACGCTCGAGTTCGCCACGCTCTGGAAGTCGCTTCCCAAGGTGGTGTTCTCCACCACGCTGTCGGCGGTGCAGGGCAACGCCCGTCTGGCCTCCGGCGGTCTGGCGGAGGAGATCGAGCGGTTGCGGGCCGAGCCGGGGGAGGGCGACATCGCGATCGGCGGAGCGACACTCGCCGCCGAGGCGGCCGCCTCGGGTCTGATCGACGAGTACCGGGCCAGGGTCCATCCGGTACTCGTCGGTGGCGGCATTCCGTTCTTTCCCCGGCGCGAACACCGGGTGGATCTCGAACTGGTCGAGTCCCGCACCTTCGGCTCGCGGGTCGTCTACCTCCGCTACCGCGTGGCGCGCTGA
- a CDS encoding HAD family acid phosphatase yields the protein MGTAAAAAVLALAPTTAAHAVTPAPAQAPAAVTAWAPGGNAAILGIDYATWQRDVATVLGTARPYVEQRLAASPAGEKPAIVLDIDNSSLETDFHWFWTNPTPAIAPVLDLTRYANAHGVAVFFVTARPGILYSLTERNLTSVGYPVSGLYVRDLPALFSEVSAYKTAKRAEIESRGYTIIANIGNSESDLVGGHAERTFKLPDYGGKLS from the coding sequence ATGGGTACCGCCGCCGCCGCGGCCGTGCTGGCCCTGGCGCCCACCACCGCCGCCCACGCGGTGACCCCGGCGCCCGCGCAGGCCCCCGCCGCCGTCACCGCCTGGGCGCCCGGCGGCAACGCCGCGATCCTCGGCATCGACTACGCGACCTGGCAACGCGACGTCGCCACCGTGCTCGGCACGGCCCGGCCCTACGTGGAGCAGCGCCTGGCAGCCTCCCCCGCCGGTGAGAAGCCCGCCATCGTCCTCGACATAGACAACTCCTCGCTGGAGACCGACTTCCACTGGTTCTGGACCAACCCCACCCCGGCGATCGCCCCCGTCCTGGACCTGACCCGTTACGCGAACGCGCACGGCGTCGCCGTCTTCTTCGTCACCGCCCGCCCCGGCATCCTGTACTCGCTCACCGAACGGAACCTGACCTCGGTCGGCTACCCGGTGTCGGGCCTCTACGTACGCGACCTGCCCGCCCTGTTCAGCGAGGTCAGCGCCTACAAGACGGCCAAGCGCGCCGAGATCGAAAGCCGTGGCTACACGATCATCGCCAACATCGGAAACAGTGAGAGCGACCTCGTCGGCGGCCACGCGGAGCGCACCTTCAAACTCCCGGACTACGGCGGCAAGCTCTCCTGA
- a CDS encoding MFS transporter: MRRRVRPPAAALRVIRLNNGFQLLFNLLWWMPVFYQYQRQAGLSDSQIFGIQSVYYVAFCLLEIPTGFIADRIGQRRCMQLGAAAMTAANLLPVLSPSFAGFMAHFLAIAAARSLVSGASSAYLYEYLHEQGADAHYVQAEGTARALGLWAKIMCWPLVGVLMHVRHEAPYVLTALSALGSLACAAALPPLAEPPLGGTRPPAERVGLLASARQAVKVLGTSRSLGPLMVQGVAVFTLARICQVNLFQPLLLEKNLPVADHGAVLSAMTVAEAVGSARTGWLRSRLSDTTVVTVLSVIMALTLAATTLSGGLGTILWLCVFAAAAGLAYPVQRNLINAAIPPTPYRATLLSVESIIDRGVCALVALAVGAYLAADRLDALLVHAAAGTCLLLLVVGVVLGRLRRDGARPATGQA, encoded by the coding sequence GTGAGGCGCCGCGTCCGCCCGCCCGCCGCGGCGCTCCGCGTGATCCGGCTGAACAACGGGTTCCAGTTGTTGTTCAACCTGCTCTGGTGGATGCCGGTCTTCTACCAGTACCAGAGGCAGGCAGGCCTGTCGGACAGCCAGATCTTCGGCATCCAGAGCGTCTACTACGTGGCGTTCTGCCTGCTGGAGATCCCCACGGGCTTCATCGCCGACCGCATCGGACAGCGCCGGTGCATGCAGCTCGGCGCGGCGGCGATGACCGCGGCGAACCTCCTGCCGGTCCTCTCGCCGTCCTTCGCGGGCTTCATGGCCCACTTCCTGGCCATCGCCGCAGCCCGCTCGCTGGTGTCCGGGGCCTCCAGCGCCTACCTGTACGAGTACCTGCACGAGCAGGGTGCGGACGCACACTACGTACAGGCGGAGGGCACCGCCCGAGCGCTCGGCCTCTGGGCGAAGATCATGTGTTGGCCCTTGGTCGGCGTCCTGATGCACGTCCGGCACGAGGCGCCTTACGTGCTGACCGCGCTCTCCGCGCTCGGTTCGCTGGCCTGCGCCGCTGCCCTCCCACCGCTCGCGGAGCCGCCCCTCGGGGGCACCCGGCCGCCCGCGGAACGCGTCGGGCTCCTCGCCTCGGCCCGCCAGGCCGTAAAGGTGCTCGGAACGTCACGGTCCCTCGGGCCGTTGATGGTGCAGGGCGTGGCCGTGTTCACCCTCGCCCGCATCTGCCAGGTCAACCTCTTCCAGCCGCTGCTCCTCGAAAAGAACCTCCCCGTCGCCGACCACGGTGCGGTGCTGTCGGCGATGACGGTCGCCGAGGCCGTCGGATCGGCGAGAACCGGCTGGTTGCGCAGCAGACTGTCCGACACCACCGTGGTGACCGTCCTCAGCGTGATCATGGCACTCACGCTCGCGGCCACCACTCTGTCGGGGGGCCTGGGCACGATACTTTGGCTGTGCGTGTTCGCCGCGGCGGCGGGCCTGGCGTATCCGGTGCAACGCAACCTGATCAACGCGGCCATCCCGCCGACCCCTTACCGGGCGACCCTGCTGTCGGTGGAGTCCATCATCGACCGCGGCGTGTGCGCGCTGGTGGCGCTGGCCGTCGGTGCCTACCTGGCGGCGGACCGCCTCGACGCGCTCCTCGTGCACGCGGCGGCGGGCACCTGTCTGCTGTTGCTCGTCGTGGGCGTCGTCCTGGGCCGGCTGCGCCGGGACGGGGCACGGCCGGCCACCGGACAGGCTTGA
- a CDS encoding PEP/pyruvate-binding domain-containing protein, with translation MTNADTISPAPSPRGAAVDTMLTLPLFEQLAGVLGGHPYVKVVVDRDQGVWHVLDSAVHSFHVNYIAIEIQGMTLDQLDAELDRFNHDVYQDPARRFLLGVLSLHSRGGPQQGEPFMVLETTEADTMGADLLIEFHAFVRAHLDPSLELLVKPANHGQENALAAVPETVVPRARGHALLATAPFVPLTLASATGRLRAFASGEEYLAARADLTWYDIVAMPVVPDDIPRLSGLINALPTTPLSHTNMLAAGWGIPNAIVRGVLDTIADEKLDGAWVHYEVTAHGFVIERAEEPSDLAEPTWHTQRVRLDAPHVTDVPLVPLSALRAGDRNRYGTKAANLGELHHVLRHGSARLTGYYSVPRPPRADLLGHLAARLQVPEGGDLAQYAGEFLTRHVQAPAGVAVPFSVQQRFLDSSPAVQQSIGKLKMALELNAMDAVDTVCVQLQHLVRTLPVPEDLVGALDTQLVEHLAGTSRFAVRSSSNAEDLPGFSAAGIYESHTKVTDLPGLLDAIRQVWASLLSPRSVRLRHQAGISLDDTYMGVIVQRYEPSPLGGVMVTCNPTNRADFRNVYLNCAHGSTADVVDGRTLPLQYLYNTVEGGGRTISLGAATEDLAQETREHLGRLALAGRLLQSHFATDYTFAGPLDIEWLLGPEGALHILQLRPYSA, from the coding sequence ATGACGAACGCCGACACCATCTCCCCCGCGCCGTCCCCCCGGGGTGCCGCCGTGGACACCATGCTCACGCTCCCCCTGTTCGAGCAGTTGGCCGGGGTGCTGGGCGGACACCCGTACGTGAAGGTCGTCGTGGACCGGGACCAGGGGGTGTGGCACGTCCTCGACAGCGCCGTGCACTCCTTCCACGTCAACTACATAGCCATCGAGATCCAGGGAATGACCCTGGATCAGCTCGACGCCGAACTCGACCGCTTCAACCACGACGTCTACCAGGACCCCGCGCGACGCTTCCTGCTCGGCGTGCTGTCGCTGCACTCCCGGGGCGGCCCGCAGCAGGGCGAGCCGTTCATGGTCCTGGAGACCACCGAGGCCGACACCATGGGCGCCGACCTGTTGATCGAGTTCCACGCCTTCGTACGGGCCCACCTCGATCCGTCCCTGGAACTGCTGGTGAAACCGGCCAACCACGGCCAGGAGAACGCCCTCGCGGCGGTGCCGGAGACCGTGGTGCCCCGGGCGCGGGGTCATGCGCTCCTGGCGACGGCGCCCTTCGTGCCGTTGACGCTCGCCTCGGCCACCGGCCGGCTCCGCGCCTTCGCCTCGGGCGAGGAGTACCTGGCCGCCCGCGCGGACCTGACCTGGTACGACATCGTCGCCATGCCCGTGGTCCCCGACGACATCCCGCGGCTCTCCGGTCTGATCAACGCCCTGCCCACCACACCGCTGTCCCACACCAACATGCTGGCGGCCGGCTGGGGCATCCCCAACGCCATCGTCCGCGGGGTCCTCGACACGATCGCCGACGAGAAGCTGGACGGTGCCTGGGTCCACTACGAGGTCACCGCTCACGGGTTCGTCATCGAGCGCGCCGAGGAGCCGTCGGACCTCGCCGAACCGACGTGGCACACGCAGCGGGTCCGCCTCGACGCGCCGCACGTGACGGACGTACCGCTCGTGCCGCTGTCCGCGTTACGCGCCGGCGACCGCAACCGGTACGGCACCAAGGCGGCCAACCTCGGGGAACTGCACCACGTGCTGCGCCACGGCTCGGCCCGACTGACCGGCTACTACTCCGTGCCCCGCCCGCCCCGGGCCGACCTGCTCGGTCACCTGGCCGCCCGCCTGCAGGTGCCCGAGGGCGGCGATCTCGCCCAGTACGCGGGCGAGTTCCTGACCCGGCACGTCCAGGCGCCCGCGGGCGTGGCCGTCCCCTTCTCCGTCCAACAGCGGTTCCTGGACTCCTCGCCGGCCGTGCAGCAGAGCATCGGCAAGCTGAAGATGGCCCTGGAGCTGAACGCGATGGACGCCGTCGACACGGTGTGCGTCCAATTGCAACACCTGGTGCGCACCCTTCCGGTGCCCGAGGACCTCGTGGGCGCCCTGGACACCCAGTTGGTCGAGCACCTGGCGGGCACCAGCCGCTTCGCCGTGCGGTCCTCCTCGAACGCCGAGGACCTGCCGGGCTTCTCCGCGGCCGGGATCTACGAGTCCCACACCAAGGTCACCGACCTGCCGGGACTGCTGGACGCCATCCGCCAGGTGTGGGCCTCGCTGCTCTCCCCGCGCAGCGTGCGGCTGCGCCACCAGGCCGGCATCTCCCTGGACGACACGTACATGGGGGTGATCGTCCAGCGCTACGAACCGTCCCCGCTCGGAGGGGTCATGGTCACCTGCAACCCGACCAACCGGGCCGACTTCCGCAACGTGTACCTCAACTGCGCGCACGGGTCCACCGCCGATGTCGTCGACGGCCGGACGCTGCCCCTGCAGTACCTGTACAACACGGTCGAGGGCGGCGGCCGCACCATCTCGCTGGGCGCGGCCACCGAGGACCTGGCGCAGGAGACCCGGGAGCACCTGGGCCGGTTGGCGCTGGCCGGCCGCCTGCTCCAGTCCCACTTCGCCACGGACTACACCTTCGCGGGGCCGCTCGACATCGAATGGCTGCTCGGGCCGGAAGGCGCGCTCCACATCCTCCAACTGCGGCCGTACAGCGCCTGA
- a CDS encoding ATP-grasp domain-containing protein — MTPILFVYAKGGPPLEYAVPRIAAHAEVHVLALAPLPRTTESVWLPGCASVTTALPGEGVELVDLICSHARRAGAAAVLTLSEYAVVAVAHASRRLGLRGAGERVAGARDKRLMRRIWRDAGLPVPGFVEVHTPEDIATAFETLRPPLLLKAAWSAGSTAHLTVWNEQQAEEAWKTGRSVMEASSAQGYAELHAADEGVSDFLLEEIVTGEASDWFEGAGWGDYVSVEGIVADGRYHPLCITGRMPTVAPFTERASLAPAALPESAQRRIEEVSRAAVDALGLDTCATHTEIKLGADGAMWLIETAARFGGVMTTRQVETVFGLDMIGMLVRQLLGRDVAYPERMLTEGEGAAGSLVVLAVDSEGRPWSELPAWDFEAVDWDAVVSPGSRVELVREHSLPPGSPVPPYEEAGGANSMAALCFLSAGSGPELLADCGRIVAALPKALTAASADSSTTSGTSTPPTDASDACAVSADRPTPGSTA, encoded by the coding sequence ATGACCCCGATCCTCTTCGTCTACGCCAAGGGCGGCCCTCCTCTGGAGTACGCCGTCCCGAGAATCGCCGCCCACGCCGAAGTGCACGTCCTCGCGCTCGCGCCGCTGCCCCGCACCACCGAGTCGGTGTGGCTGCCCGGGTGCGCGTCGGTCACCACGGCCCTGCCGGGCGAGGGGGTGGAACTGGTCGATCTGATCTGCTCCCACGCCCGCCGCGCCGGCGCCGCTGCGGTGCTGACCCTGTCGGAGTACGCGGTGGTCGCCGTCGCCCACGCGAGCCGGCGGCTCGGTCTGCGCGGCGCCGGCGAGCGGGTCGCGGGGGCGCGGGACAAGCGTCTGATGCGCAGGATCTGGCGTGACGCCGGGCTGCCCGTCCCGGGGTTCGTGGAGGTCCACACGCCGGAGGACATCGCGACCGCCTTCGAGACCCTGAGGCCTCCGCTCCTCCTGAAAGCCGCCTGGAGCGCGGGTTCCACGGCCCATCTCACCGTGTGGAACGAACAGCAGGCCGAGGAGGCCTGGAAGACCGGACGCTCCGTCATGGAGGCGTCCTCCGCACAGGGTTACGCGGAACTGCACGCCGCGGACGAGGGCGTCAGCGATTTCCTCCTGGAGGAGATCGTGACCGGAGAGGCCTCCGACTGGTTCGAGGGGGCCGGCTGGGGCGACTACGTCAGCGTGGAGGGGATCGTCGCCGACGGCCGCTACCACCCGCTGTGCATCACGGGACGCATGCCGACCGTCGCGCCCTTCACCGAGCGGGCGAGCCTGGCTCCGGCCGCCCTCCCGGAATCGGCGCAGCGCCGGATCGAGGAGGTGTCGCGCGCCGCCGTCGACGCGCTCGGACTCGACACCTGCGCCACCCACACCGAGATCAAGCTCGGCGCGGACGGGGCCATGTGGCTGATCGAGACCGCGGCCCGCTTCGGTGGGGTGATGACCACCCGGCAGGTGGAGACCGTCTTCGGGCTCGACATGATCGGCATGCTGGTGCGCCAGTTGCTCGGCCGGGACGTCGCCTACCCGGAGCGGATGCTGACCGAGGGTGAGGGCGCGGCCGGCTCCCTCGTCGTCCTCGCCGTCGACTCCGAGGGCCGGCCCTGGAGCGAGCTGCCGGCCTGGGACTTCGAGGCGGTCGACTGGGACGCCGTGGTCTCACCGGGATCCCGCGTGGAGCTGGTGCGCGAGCACAGCCTCCCGCCGGGCAGCCCGGTCCCACCGTACGAGGAGGCGGGAGGGGCCAATTCCATGGCCGCGCTGTGCTTCCTCAGCGCCGGGTCCGGGCCGGAGCTGCTGGCCGACTGCGGCCGCATCGTCGCGGCCCTGCCGAAGGCCCTCACCGCGGCGTCCGCCGACTCGTCCACCACGTCCGGCACGTCCACCCCTCCCACCGACGCCTCCGACGCCTGCGCCGTTTCCGCCGACCGCCCGACGCCAGGGAGCACCGCATGA
- a CDS encoding APC family permease: MGTAGASADAGELRRHLGVFDAVVIGLGSMIGAGIFAALAPAAGAAGSGLLPGLALAAVVAYCNAASSARLAARYPRSGGTYVYGRERLGDFWGYLAGWGFVVGKTASCAAMALTVGWYVWPGQAHAVAVAAVVALTAVNYVGVQKSAWLTRGIVAVVLTVLAAVVTACLTGGTAQTARLDVGTDATAGGVLQAAGLLFFAFAGYARIATLGEEVRDPKRTIPRAIPLALGITLVVYAAVAVAVLAVLGPDRLAHTAAPLAEAVRDAGVPGLAPVVRAGAAVAATGSLLALILGVSRTALAMARDRHLPHALAAVHPRFRVPHRAELAVAAVVAVLAATTDLRGAIGFSSFGVLVYYALANASAWTLTSAEGRPPRIVPVVGGAGCLVLAFALPAASVLSGAAVIAAGAAAYGLRKARASRT; the protein is encoded by the coding sequence ATGGGTACGGCGGGGGCATCTGCCGATGCGGGGGAACTGCGGCGGCACCTGGGCGTGTTCGACGCGGTGGTGATCGGGCTCGGGTCGATGATCGGGGCGGGCATCTTCGCCGCGCTCGCGCCGGCGGCGGGCGCGGCGGGGTCGGGGCTGCTGCCGGGTCTGGCGCTGGCCGCGGTGGTGGCGTACTGCAATGCCGCCTCCTCCGCCCGCCTGGCCGCGCGCTACCCGCGGTCGGGCGGTACGTACGTCTACGGCCGTGAGCGGCTCGGGGACTTCTGGGGCTACCTGGCCGGCTGGGGCTTCGTGGTCGGCAAGACCGCCTCCTGTGCGGCGATGGCACTCACCGTCGGCTGGTACGTGTGGCCGGGGCAGGCGCACGCCGTGGCGGTCGCCGCTGTGGTGGCCCTGACCGCGGTGAACTACGTCGGCGTGCAGAAATCCGCCTGGCTGACACGCGGGATCGTCGCGGTCGTCCTCACGGTGCTCGCCGCGGTGGTCACGGCCTGCCTCACCGGCGGCACCGCGCAGACGGCCCGCCTGGACGTAGGGACGGACGCCACTGCCGGCGGCGTGCTCCAGGCGGCCGGGCTGCTGTTCTTCGCCTTCGCCGGGTACGCGCGCATCGCCACCCTCGGCGAGGAGGTGCGCGACCCGAAGCGGACCATCCCCCGTGCCATCCCCCTGGCGCTCGGTATCACGCTGGTCGTCTACGCGGCCGTCGCCGTCGCCGTGCTCGCGGTCCTCGGGCCCGACCGGCTCGCCCACACAGCCGCCCCGCTCGCCGAGGCCGTACGCGACGCCGGTGTCCCGGGCCTGGCACCGGTGGTGCGCGCCGGGGCGGCCGTCGCAGCGACCGGTTCGCTGCTGGCACTGATCCTGGGCGTCTCGCGCACCGCTTTGGCGATGGCCCGCGACCGGCACCTGCCCCACGCGCTGGCCGCCGTCCACCCGCGGTTCCGGGTGCCGCACCGCGCCGAACTCGCGGTGGCCGCCGTCGTCGCCGTCCTCGCCGCCACCACGGACCTGCGCGGAGCGATCGGCTTCTCCTCCTTCGGCGTCCTGGTCTACTACGCCCTCGCCAACGCCTCGGCCTGGACGCTCACTTCCGCCGAGGGACGCCCGCCACGGATCGTGCCGGTCGTGGGTGGCGCGGGCTGCCTGGTCCTGGCTTTCGCCCTGCCCGCCGCTTCCGTGCTGAGCGGTGCCGCGGTGATCGCGGCCGGCGCCGCCGCCTACGGGCTCCGCAAGGCGCGCGCGTCCCGCACCTGA
- a CDS encoding MBL fold metallo-hydrolase, which yields MPVSTDQFPVRVLGGPTALFEYGGLRFLTDPTFDGPGGYPAPGVHLTKTAPSTAAPGDLGPVDVVLLSHDEHPDNLDHSGRALLADVPLTLTTPGGGRRLGEKAKGLADWESIKLPRPDGGTVTVTGVPAVHGPGAREEVEPVVGQVIGFVLTGEGLPTVYVSGDNASLDAVKETAARFAPVDTAILFAGAPRFPVLFDGGLLVLDSAQAAEATRILGARRVVPVHCDSWAHFTEGHAELEAAFSAAGLADRLDSGRSRRA from the coding sequence GTGCCCGTATCGACCGACCAGTTCCCCGTCCGCGTACTCGGCGGCCCGACCGCCCTCTTCGAGTACGGCGGCCTGCGCTTCCTGACCGACCCGACCTTCGACGGACCCGGCGGATACCCGGCGCCCGGCGTGCACCTGACCAAGACCGCCCCGTCCACCGCCGCTCCCGGCGACCTCGGCCCCGTCGACGTGGTCCTGCTCTCGCACGACGAGCACCCCGACAACCTCGACCACTCCGGCCGGGCCCTGCTCGCCGACGTCCCGCTCACCCTCACCACCCCCGGTGGCGGACGGCGCCTCGGCGAGAAGGCCAAGGGCCTGGCCGACTGGGAATCCATCAAGCTGCCCCGCCCCGATGGCGGCACGGTGACCGTGACCGGCGTACCCGCTGTTCACGGACCCGGGGCGCGCGAGGAAGTCGAACCGGTCGTCGGACAGGTCATCGGCTTCGTCCTGACCGGCGAGGGCCTGCCCACCGTCTACGTCAGCGGGGACAACGCCTCGCTCGACGCGGTCAAGGAGACAGCCGCGCGCTTCGCCCCGGTGGACACGGCCATCCTCTTCGCAGGAGCCCCCCGCTTCCCCGTCCTCTTCGACGGGGGACTCCTCGTCCTGGACAGCGCCCAGGCCGCCGAAGCCACCCGGATCCTCGGTGCCCGCCGCGTCGTTCCCGTCCACTGCGACAGCTGGGCCCACTTCACCGAGGGACACGCCGAACTGGAAGCGGCGTTCAGCGCCGCCGGGCTGGCCGACCGCCTGGACAGCGGCCGGAGCCGGCGCGCCTGA